A single genomic interval of Desulfovibrio inopinatus DSM 10711 harbors:
- a CDS encoding IS1595 family transposase: protein MDIWRWGFKEGVQRFRCKKCKHTFNALTGTPLAHLKRRDAWLPYCEAMIQGLSVRKAAERANIHKNTSFRWRHRLLTAPRNVCDVEMQGIVEADETYFLKSFKGSRQIPRKARKRGSKAKKRGLSKEQIPVLVVEDRRGNHFDQMIESVDSSTIGVILPQLLSDESLLCTDGAHVYSSVAKDYKIPHESVRFAKYGYVKERVFHVQHVNAYDSRLKSWMTRFKGVATKYLPNYLGWRRMFERVGDQLSPLKVFTMALG from the coding sequence ATGGATATTTGGCGTTGGGGGTTTAAAGAAGGGGTGCAGCGTTTTCGTTGTAAAAAATGCAAGCATACTTTCAACGCTCTTACTGGGACGCCATTGGCTCACCTCAAACGGCGTGACGCCTGGTTGCCTTATTGCGAAGCCATGATACAGGGGCTGAGTGTGCGTAAAGCAGCTGAACGAGCTAATATCCATAAAAATACTTCTTTCCGTTGGCGACATCGTCTACTTACGGCCCCACGAAATGTATGTGATGTCGAGATGCAAGGAATAGTTGAAGCGGACGAGACCTATTTTCTCAAGTCGTTTAAGGGGAGCAGGCAAATACCGCGTAAAGCTCGCAAACGAGGCAGCAAAGCCAAGAAACGCGGACTCTCCAAAGAACAAATTCCTGTACTGGTTGTCGAGGACAGACGCGGAAACCACTTTGATCAAATGATTGAAAGCGTAGACAGCTCTACCATTGGCGTCATTTTACCGCAGCTACTTTCTGATGAAAGCCTCTTGTGCACAGATGGTGCTCATGTCTACAGCTCGGTCGCAAAAGATTACAAAATTCCGCATGAGTCAGTGCGTTTCGCCAAGTATGGCTATGTCAAAGAACGAGTCTTTCATGTCCAGCATGTCAACGCCTACGATAGCCGACTCAAGAGCTGGATGACTCGATTTAAGGGCGTTGCGACCAAGTATTTACCGAACTACCTTGGCTGGAGACGAATGTTTGAGCGAGTTGGAGACCAGTTGTCTCCACTCAAGGTTTTCACAATGGCTCTGGGGTAA